A portion of the Segatella copri DSM 18205 genome contains these proteins:
- a CDS encoding deoxynucleoside kinase, with amino-acid sequence MHIAIAGNIGSGKTTLTKMLAKRYGWKANFEPVDNNPYLADYYKDMERWSFNLQIYFLNKRFHDVVEISRSEQTIVQDRTIFEDARIFAPNLHDIGMMSDRDFKNYTDLFDLMISLVKLPDLMIYIKSSIPTLVKHIEKRGRDFEKSIRIDYLQGLNKRYEDWIKDYKGRLIIIDGDNLEFGENPEDFRKVTDLIDAELFGLFAEKGV; translated from the coding sequence ATGCATATAGCAATAGCAGGAAATATAGGTAGCGGCAAGACAACATTAACCAAGATGCTTGCCAAGAGATATGGCTGGAAAGCTAATTTCGAGCCAGTAGATAATAATCCATATCTGGCTGATTATTACAAGGATATGGAACGTTGGTCGTTTAATCTTCAGATTTACTTCCTGAACAAGCGATTCCATGATGTTGTGGAGATTTCACGTTCAGAGCAGACCATCGTACAGGATAGAACCATCTTTGAGGATGCGCGTATCTTTGCGCCTAATCTTCATGATATCGGTATGATGAGCGACAGGGATTTCAAGAACTATACCGATCTCTTCGATCTGATGATCAGTCTGGTGAAACTCCCTGACCTGATGATATATATCAAGAGCAGCATTCCTACGCTCGTGAAGCATATCGAGAAGCGTGGCCGCGATTTCGAGAAGAGCATCCGCATCGATTATCTCCAGGGCTTGAACAAGCGTTATGAGGATTGGATCAAGGATTATAAAGGTCGCCTCATCATCATCGATGGTGATAATCTGGAGTTTGGAGAGAATCCGGAAGATTTCCGAAAGGTTACTGACCTGATAGATGCCGAGCTCTTCGGCCTGTTTGCTGAAAAGGGAGTTTAA
- a CDS encoding NADH-quinone oxidoreductase subunit A, which yields MNFTLFITVLLTAVTLVVAAYVIAKLIGPRSYNPVKGEPFECGIPTRGSSWLPSHIGYYLFAILFLMFDIETVLLYPWAVVVKQFGPMALVSIGFFLLVLVFGLAYAWRKGALEWK from the coding sequence ATGAACTTTACACTATTTATCACCGTTTTGCTGACGGCTGTAACCTTGGTGGTGGCTGCTTATGTCATCGCGAAGTTAATCGGTCCTCGTTCATACAATCCGGTAAAGGGTGAACCTTTTGAGTGCGGTATTCCGACACGTGGCAGCTCATGGTTGCCATCACACATCGGCTACTATCTCTTCGCCATCCTTTTCCTGATGTTTGATATCGAGACAGTATTGCTTTACCCATGGGCAGTCGTAGTTAAGCAGTTTGGACCTATGGCTCTCGTGAGCATCGGGTTCTTCCTGTTGGTATTGGTATTTGGCCTTGCATACGCTTGGCGGAAAGGAGCATTGGAATGGAAGTAA
- a CDS encoding NADH-quinone oxidoreductase subunit B, whose amino-acid sequence MEVNKRASIKSIPYDEFKDNDTLEKIAQELNEGGANVVVGSLDAAINWGRSNSLWSLTFGTSCCGIEFMAVGCARYDFSRFGFEVTRNSPRQADLIMCAGTITNKMAPVFKRLYDEMAEPKYVVAVGGCTISGGPFKKSYNVVRGISELVPVDVYIPGCPPRPEAILYGMMQLQRKVKVEKFFGGANHKMTQDEKELSMSKGGLRGLSNENLSDSEKLGHKEPIIVTEVPEDFDPQKGLTD is encoded by the coding sequence ATGGAAGTAAACAAAAGAGCCTCTATCAAGAGTATTCCTTACGACGAGTTTAAGGACAATGATACCCTCGAAAAGATTGCGCAGGAGCTCAATGAGGGTGGTGCTAACGTGGTAGTCGGTTCGCTCGATGCTGCCATTAACTGGGGACGCAGTAACTCACTCTGGTCTTTGACCTTCGGTACTTCTTGCTGTGGTATCGAGTTCATGGCTGTAGGTTGTGCACGTTACGACTTCTCCCGTTTTGGTTTCGAGGTAACCCGTAACTCTCCACGTCAGGCTGACTTGATCATGTGTGCCGGTACTATTACCAATAAGATGGCACCAGTGTTCAAGCGTTTGTATGATGAAATGGCTGAGCCTAAGTATGTGGTAGCTGTGGGTGGATGTACCATCTCTGGTGGTCCGTTCAAGAAGAGCTACAATGTGGTTCGTGGTATCAGCGAGTTGGTTCCTGTGGATGTTTACATCCCTGGCTGTCCTCCACGCCCTGAGGCTATCCTTTATGGTATGATGCAGTTGCAGCGTAAGGTAAAGGTTGAGAAATTCTTCGGTGGTGCCAACCACAAGATGACTCAGGATGAGAAGGAGCTTTCTATGAGTAAGGGTGGTCTTCGCGGCTTGAGCAACGAGAACCTCTCTGACAGCGAGAAGCTCGGACACAAGGAGCCTATCATCGTGACTGAAGTACCTGAGGATTTCGACCCTCAGAAAGGTCTAACTGATTAA
- a CDS encoding NADH-quinone oxidoreductase subunit C, which yields MKLNNIELSFDNFASEMAKLKNEKHFDYLVTIIGEDFGEEGLGCIYILENTQTNERCSVKTIAKKVDGSDVIPTVINLWKVADLLEREVFDFVGIKFLGHPDMRRLFLRTDFQGYPLRKDFDMSPEANKFPCTDEPEDDFTVEYSLSEDGHLVATEKRRFDENDYVVNIGPNHPSTHGVLRLQTVIDGETVKRIYPHLGYIHRGIEKMWENMTYPQTLALTDRLNYLSAMMHRHALVGVIEEAMGIELSDRIRYIRTIMDELQRIDSHLLYLGCTAQDLGALTAFLYCMRDREHVLNVMEETTGGRLIQNYYRIGGLQADIDPNFVQNVKTLCKYLRPMIQEYLDVFGDNVITHNRLEGVGPMNLEDCINYAVTGPAGRASGWKNDTRKRHPYDMYDKVEWKEITLTGCDSMDRYYVHIQELYQSLDIIEQLIDNIPEGEYYIKQKPIIKVPEGQWYFSVEGASGEFGVYLDSKGDKSPYRMKMRPMGLSLTGALDPMLRGQKIADLITTGAAIDFVIPDIDR from the coding sequence ATGAAACTGAATAATATTGAATTGAGTTTTGATAATTTCGCCTCTGAAATGGCGAAGTTGAAGAACGAGAAGCATTTCGACTACCTTGTTACCATCATCGGTGAAGACTTCGGTGAGGAAGGTCTCGGATGTATCTATATTCTCGAGAATACTCAGACCAACGAGCGCTGCTCGGTAAAGACCATCGCCAAGAAGGTGGATGGCAGTGATGTGATTCCTACAGTTATTAACCTTTGGAAGGTAGCTGACCTCCTGGAGCGTGAGGTATTTGATTTCGTCGGCATCAAGTTCCTGGGGCACCCAGACATGCGTCGTCTCTTCCTCCGTACCGATTTCCAGGGCTATCCATTGCGCAAGGACTTCGATATGAGTCCTGAGGCAAACAAGTTCCCTTGCACCGATGAGCCAGAGGATGACTTCACCGTGGAGTATTCCTTGAGCGAGGATGGACATCTCGTTGCTACAGAGAAGCGTCGCTTTGATGAGAACGACTATGTTGTCAACATCGGTCCTAACCACCCATCTACCCACGGTGTGCTCCGATTGCAGACTGTTATTGATGGTGAGACCGTGAAGCGCATCTATCCACACCTCGGTTATATTCACCGTGGTATCGAGAAGATGTGGGAGAACATGACCTATCCACAGACCTTGGCATTGACCGACCGTCTGAACTATCTTTCTGCGATGATGCACCGCCACGCTTTGGTAGGCGTTATCGAAGAGGCTATGGGTATCGAACTCTCAGACCGCATCCGCTACATCCGTACCATCATGGATGAGTTGCAGCGTATCGACTCACACTTGTTGTACCTCGGCTGTACCGCACAGGACTTGGGTGCCTTGACCGCATTCCTTTACTGTATGCGCGACCGTGAGCACGTATTGAACGTGATGGAGGAGACAACCGGTGGCCGTCTGATTCAGAACTACTACCGTATCGGTGGTCTGCAGGCAGATATCGACCCTAACTTCGTTCAGAACGTGAAGACCCTCTGCAAGTATCTCCGTCCGATGATTCAGGAATACCTCGACGTATTCGGTGACAACGTGATTACTCACAACCGTCTCGAAGGTGTAGGTCCAATGAACCTTGAGGATTGTATCAACTATGCCGTAACCGGTCCTGCCGGTAGAGCATCAGGTTGGAAGAACGATACCCGCAAGCGTCATCCATACGATATGTACGACAAGGTAGAGTGGAAGGAAATCACCCTTACCGGTTGCGATTCAATGGATCGTTACTATGTACACATCCAGGAGTTGTATCAGAGCTTGGACATCATCGAGCAGCTGATCGACAACATTCCAGAGGGTGAGTACTACATCAAGCAGAAGCCAATCATCAAGGTTCCAGAGGGACAGTGGTACTTCTCTGTAGAGGGTGCCAGCGGCGAGTTTGGTGTATATCTCGACTCAAAGGGTGACAAGAGTCCATACCGTATGAAGATGCGTCCGATGGGTCTCTCACTCACAGGAGCCTTGGATCCAATGCTCCGTGGTCAGAAGATCGCCGACCTCATCACTACAGGTGCAGCAATCGATTTCGTAATCCCTGATATTGATAGATAA
- the nuoH gene encoding NADH-quinone oxidoreductase subunit NuoH: MFDFSIVTTFIDNLLRQTLGLGDFLSILIECVLVGICILTAYALIAIVLIFMERKVCAYFQCRLGPMRVGPWGIFQVFADVLKMLIKEIFAVDRADKLLYYMAPFLVIIASVGTFSFLPWNKGAHILDFNVGVFLITAVSSIGVLGVFLAGWASNNKYSVVSAMRGAVQMISYEMSLGLCLISAVVLTGTMQVSGIVEAQTGAWNWLIIKGHVPAILAFLVFLVAGNAEANRGPFDLAEAESELTAGYHTEYSGMGFGFYYLAEYLNLFVISGIASTVFLGGWAPLNIGIEGFDNLMNLIPGFIWFFGKTFAVVWLLMWVRWTFPRLRIDQILKLEWKYLMPLSLVILILMTVCVAFGFHG, translated from the coding sequence ATGTTTGATTTTAGTATAGTAACAACATTCATCGACAATCTGCTTCGCCAGACCTTGGGTTTGGGCGACTTCCTGTCGATTCTGATAGAGTGCGTGCTCGTGGGTATCTGCATTTTGACAGCATACGCCCTCATTGCTATCGTACTTATCTTCATGGAGCGTAAGGTGTGTGCCTACTTCCAGTGCCGTCTCGGCCCTATGCGTGTAGGTCCTTGGGGTATCTTCCAGGTATTCGCCGACGTGCTCAAGATGTTGATCAAGGAGATCTTCGCTGTAGATAGAGCCGACAAGCTGCTCTACTACATGGCACCATTCCTCGTGATCATTGCCTCTGTAGGTACTTTCTCATTCCTTCCATGGAACAAGGGAGCACATATTCTTGACTTCAACGTAGGTGTATTCCTCATCACAGCCGTAAGTTCTATCGGCGTGCTGGGTGTGTTCCTCGCAGGTTGGGCATCTAACAACAAGTACTCTGTGGTATCTGCCATGCGTGGTGCCGTACAGATGATTTCTTACGAGATGTCTCTCGGTCTCTGTCTGATTTCTGCAGTAGTTCTTACCGGAACCATGCAGGTAAGCGGTATCGTAGAGGCACAGACTGGTGCTTGGAACTGGTTGATTATCAAGGGTCATGTGCCAGCTATCCTGGCTTTCCTCGTATTCCTCGTAGCAGGTAATGCTGAGGCTAACCGTGGTCCTTTCGACTTGGCTGAGGCTGAGAGTGAGTTGACCGCTGGTTACCACACTGAGTATTCAGGTATGGGCTTCGGTTTCTACTACCTGGCAGAGTACCTCAACCTCTTCGTGATTTCTGGTATCGCTTCTACCGTATTCCTCGGTGGTTGGGCGCCATTGAACATCGGTATCGAGGGCTTCGACAATCTGATGAACCTTATTCCAGGTTTCATCTGGTTCTTCGGTAAGACCTTCGCCGTTGTATGGCTCCTGATGTGGGTACGTTGGACATTCCCACGTCTGCGTATCGACCAGATTCTGAAGTTGGAGTGGAAGTATCTGATGCCATTGTCACTGGTCATCCTGATCTTGATGACAGTATGCGTAGCATTCGGATTCCACGGATAA
- a CDS encoding NuoI/complex I 23 kDa subunit family protein, producing MSNNSYFGGIAAGLKTLAIGMKTTMKEYFTPKSTEQYPENRKTTLHVSPRFRGRLVFVRDENEAYKCVGCTLCEKSCPNDTIKIVTEMVEDPETGKKKRKLVDYQYDLGDCMFCELCVNACNFGAIKFVNDFENAVFDRNKLVMHLDKEVYKGGSLPNLIDGGAPLEIGKFNTKTK from the coding sequence ATGTCTAACAATTCATATTTCGGCGGTATTGCAGCGGGTTTGAAGACCCTCGCTATCGGTATGAAGACTACCATGAAGGAGTACTTCACACCAAAGAGCACAGAGCAGTATCCTGAGAACCGCAAGACTACACTCCACGTATCTCCACGTTTCCGTGGTCGTCTGGTCTTCGTTCGTGATGAGAACGAGGCTTACAAGTGTGTGGGTTGTACATTGTGTGAGAAGTCATGCCCTAACGATACCATCAAGATCGTAACCGAGATGGTGGAGGATCCAGAGACAGGCAAGAAGAAGCGCAAGCTGGTAGATTACCAGTACGACTTGGGCGACTGCATGTTCTGCGAACTCTGTGTGAACGCATGTAACTTCGGTGCAATCAAGTTTGTCAACGATTTCGAGAATGCAGTCTTCGACCGCAATAAGTTGGTGATGCACCTTGACAAGGAGGTTTATAAGGGCGGAAGCCTTCCTAACCTCATCGATGGTGGTGCCCCATTGGAAATCGGTAAGTTTAACACCAAGACTAAGTAA
- a CDS encoding NADH-quinone oxidoreductase subunit J family protein: MITANLFMFVILAVVILGSAIMCVFTKRIMRAATFLLFVLFGVAGMFFLLDYTYLGAAQISVYAGGITMLYVFAIQLVSKRTLQGLVEHVKGSRIVGRALVCLVGFVTLAVIVLKNHFIDMAATVADTEVPMDQVGSALVGADKYGYVLPFEFISVFLLACIIGGILIARKEDKK, from the coding sequence ATGATAACAGCAAATTTGTTTATGTTCGTCATCTTGGCAGTAGTCATTCTTGGCTCAGCCATCATGTGCGTGTTCACCAAGCGCATCATGCGTGCGGCAACCTTCCTGTTGTTCGTACTCTTCGGTGTAGCAGGCATGTTCTTCCTGCTCGACTATACTTATCTGGGTGCAGCTCAGATTTCTGTATATGCCGGTGGTATCACCATGCTTTATGTCTTCGCTATCCAGTTGGTATCAAAGCGTACTCTCCAGGGTCTTGTGGAGCATGTCAAGGGTAGCAGGATTGTAGGTCGCGCACTCGTCTGCCTCGTTGGTTTCGTAACCTTGGCAGTCATCGTGTTGAAGAATCACTTTATTGATATGGCTGCAACCGTAGCCGACACCGAGGTGCCAATGGACCAGGTAGGTTCTGCACTGGTAGGTGCTGACAAGTATGGCTATGTATTGCCATTCGAGTTTATCTCTGTATTCCTGTTGGCATGTATCATCGGTGGTATCTTAATCGCAAGAAAGGAGGATAAGAAATGA
- the nuoK gene encoding NADH-quinone oxidoreductase subunit NuoK: protein MIPVQYFFVLSALLFFIGVYGFCTRRNLVAMLISIELVLNAADLNFAVFNRILFPGQLEGFFFTLFSIGVAAAETAVALAIIINVYRNYHSDQVNSIENMKF, encoded by the coding sequence ATGATTCCAGTACAATATTTCTTCGTGCTCTCAGCACTCTTGTTCTTCATCGGAGTCTATGGCTTCTGTACACGCCGTAACCTCGTTGCCATGCTCATCTCCATCGAACTTGTATTGAATGCAGCCGACCTGAACTTCGCTGTGTTCAACCGCATCCTCTTCCCAGGACAGTTGGAAGGTTTCTTCTTCACATTGTTCTCTATCGGAGTAGCAGCAGCCGAGACAGCCGTAGCGCTCGCTATTATTATCAACGTTTACCGCAACTATCACAGTGACCAGGTGAACAGTATTGAAAACATGAAATTCTAA
- the nuoL gene encoding NADH-quinone oxidoreductase subunit L: MEYNYAFLILLLPFLSFLVLGLVGMKMKRPVAALIGTVLMGCVFAMSVYTAYEYFFAVGRDASTGMYPTVTVFNFTWLKFTELLTFNIGFRLSPISVLMLIVITTVSFMVHIYSFGYMAERDENYKVEEYEKGMQRFYAYLSLFTMSMLGLVVATNIFQMYLFWELVGVCSYLLIGFYYPKHAAVHASKKAFIVTRFADLFFLIGILFYSFYVGTFNYDLNAQPELNSALAGAAWVMPTALFLMFIGGAGKSAMFPLHIWLPDAMEGPTPVSALIHAATMVVAGVYQVASLFPIWVQYAPEALHYVAYIAAFTAFYAAAVACCQRDIKRGLAFSTISQIAYMLVALGVCFAVDNHHGGLGYMAGIFHLFTHAMFKALLFLCSGAIIVIIGSNFKDYMGGLHKYMPITNICFLIGCLAIAGIPPFAGFWSKDEIISACFQFSPFMGWFMTVVAGMTAFYMFRLYYVIFWGQSYYELDPENRRKPQEVPFVMWGPLVFLAIISCLCGLIPFGHFVSATGQSYDIHIDMSVATTSVIVAIIGIGLATYMYAPKKTPLADALAKKMPKLHKAALNRFYIDDAWQFFTHKIVFGCFSKPIAWFDRRVIDGTFNFMAWGTQEAGETIRPWQSGDVRSYAIWFLTGTVALTLCLLALL, from the coding sequence ATGGAATACAATTATGCATTTTTGATACTTCTTCTGCCATTCCTGAGCTTCCTGGTTCTGGGACTTGTGGGTATGAAGATGAAAAGACCGGTAGCAGCACTCATCGGTACCGTATTGATGGGCTGTGTATTCGCGATGTCTGTCTATACAGCATACGAGTACTTCTTTGCAGTGGGTCGCGATGCCTCAACAGGTATGTACCCAACTGTTACCGTATTTAATTTCACATGGTTGAAGTTTACTGAGTTGCTCACCTTCAACATCGGTTTCCGCCTGAGCCCAATCTCTGTATTGATGCTCATCGTGATTACCACCGTCAGCTTCATGGTTCACATCTACAGCTTCGGCTATATGGCAGAGCGCGATGAGAACTACAAGGTTGAGGAATACGAGAAGGGTATGCAGCGTTTCTACGCTTACCTGAGTCTCTTCACCATGTCAATGTTGGGCCTGGTAGTAGCTACCAACATCTTCCAGATGTATCTGTTCTGGGAGTTGGTGGGTGTCTGCTCATACCTGCTCATCGGTTTCTACTATCCAAAGCATGCTGCAGTTCATGCCAGCAAGAAGGCGTTCATCGTAACCCGTTTCGCTGACCTCTTCTTCCTCATCGGTATCCTGTTCTACAGCTTCTACGTAGGAACCTTCAACTACGACTTGAATGCTCAGCCAGAGCTCAACTCTGCTTTGGCAGGTGCAGCTTGGGTAATGCCAACAGCGTTGTTCCTCATGTTCATCGGTGGTGCCGGTAAGAGTGCGATGTTCCCATTGCACATCTGGTTGCCAGATGCGATGGAGGGTCCAACTCCTGTTTCTGCGTTGATCCACGCCGCTACCATGGTTGTAGCCGGTGTATATCAGGTAGCCAGCCTCTTCCCAATCTGGGTACAGTATGCTCCTGAGGCTCTTCACTATGTAGCTTACATTGCAGCCTTCACCGCATTCTATGCAGCAGCCGTAGCTTGCTGCCAGCGTGATATCAAGCGTGGTCTGGCTTTCTCTACTATCTCTCAGATTGCCTACATGCTCGTAGCGCTCGGCGTTTGCTTTGCAGTAGATAACCACCATGGTGGTTTGGGTTACATGGCTGGTATCTTCCACCTGTTTACCCACGCTATGTTCAAGGCATTGCTCTTCCTCTGCTCTGGTGCCATCATCGTCATCATCGGCAGTAACTTCAAGGATTACATGGGCGGTTTGCACAAGTATATGCCTATTACCAACATCTGCTTCCTCATCGGTTGCTTGGCGATTGCAGGTATTCCTCCATTCGCTGGTTTCTGGTCAAAGGATGAGATTATCTCAGCTTGCTTCCAGTTCTCTCCATTCATGGGCTGGTTCATGACAGTGGTTGCCGGTATGACAGCATTCTATATGTTCCGTCTCTACTATGTCATCTTCTGGGGACAGAGCTACTATGAGCTGGATCCAGAGAACCGTCGCAAGCCACAGGAGGTTCCTTTCGTGATGTGGGGTCCATTGGTATTCCTCGCCATCATCTCTTGCCTCTGCGGTCTGATTCCATTCGGTCACTTCGTATCTGCTACAGGTCAGAGCTACGATATCCATATCGACATGAGTGTGGCAACAACCTCTGTTATCGTTGCTATCATCGGTATCGGTCTGGCTACTTACATGTATGCTCCTAAGAAGACTCCATTGGCAGACGCTTTGGCTAAGAAGATGCCTAAGTTGCACAAGGCAGCCTTGAACCGTTTCTATATCGACGATGCTTGGCAGTTCTTCACCCACAAGATTGTCTTCGGTTGCTTCTCAAAGCCAATCGCATGGTTCGACCGTCGCGTTATCGATGGTACCTTCAACTTCATGGCTTGGGGTACACAGGAGGCAGGTGAAACCATCCGCCCTTGGCAGAGTGGTGATGTTCGCAGCTATGCTATCTGGTTCCTCACCGGTACCGTAGCATTGACATTGTGCCTGCTCGCACTTCTTTAA
- a CDS encoding complex I subunit 4 family protein has translation MNLSIFVIVPLLMLLGLWLARNDKQVRGVMVAGASVLLGLSIYLVFAFLEARETMPADQAPMLFTYCVPWFEPLHINYSLGVDGISVVMLLLTSIIVFTGTFASWQMEPMKKEYFLWFTLLSIGVYGFFISIDMFTMFMFYEVALIPMYLLIGVWGSGAKEYSAMKLTLMLMGGSALLVIGILGIYFYSGAQTFEILDIAHHTNGAHAIPESVQNVFFPLLFIGFGILGALFPFHTWSPDGHASAPTAVSMLHAGVLMKLGGYGCFRIAMFLLPAATHGFWIKVFLVLTTISIVYGALSACVQTDLKYINAYSSVSHCGMVLFALCMMTETAATGAILQMLSHGLMTALFFAVIGMIYHQAGTRDVRYLGGLMKIIPFLSVGYAVAGLANLGLPGFSGFVAEMTIFVGAFQNADMFHRVCTIIACTSIVVTAVYILRCVGKILYQKVPNPKLEKLHDATWDERIAVAGLIACVAGLGMFPLWAEEIIMDAVGPIFSVIM, from the coding sequence ATGAATTTAAGTATATTCGTCATAGTACCACTCCTGATGTTGCTCGGCCTCTGGTTGGCACGCAACGACAAGCAGGTTCGTGGTGTGATGGTAGCAGGTGCCAGCGTATTGCTCGGTCTCTCCATCTATTTGGTGTTTGCATTTCTCGAAGCTCGTGAGACAATGCCAGCCGACCAAGCTCCGATGCTCTTCACCTACTGTGTGCCTTGGTTTGAACCATTGCACATCAACTATTCACTCGGTGTGGATGGTATTTCAGTGGTGATGCTTCTCTTGACTTCTATCATCGTGTTCACCGGTACATTTGCTTCTTGGCAGATGGAACCAATGAAGAAAGAATACTTCCTCTGGTTCACACTCCTGAGCATCGGTGTATATGGCTTCTTCATCTCTATCGACATGTTCACCATGTTCATGTTCTATGAGGTTGCGCTGATTCCTATGTACCTCCTCATCGGTGTATGGGGTAGTGGTGCAAAGGAGTATTCAGCCATGAAGTTGACTTTGATGTTGATGGGTGGTTCAGCCCTTTTGGTTATCGGTATCCTGGGAATCTACTTCTACAGTGGTGCTCAGACCTTCGAAATCCTCGATATCGCTCACCATACCAATGGTGCTCATGCGATTCCAGAGAGCGTGCAGAACGTGTTCTTCCCATTGCTCTTCATCGGTTTCGGTATCCTCGGTGCGCTGTTCCCATTCCACACATGGTCTCCTGATGGTCACGCCAGTGCGCCAACAGCCGTATCTATGTTGCACGCCGGTGTATTGATGAAGCTTGGTGGTTACGGTTGCTTCCGTATCGCCATGTTCCTCTTGCCAGCTGCTACTCACGGCTTCTGGATCAAGGTGTTCCTCGTACTGACTACAATCTCTATCGTATATGGTGCTTTGTCAGCATGTGTACAGACCGACTTGAAGTACATCAACGCTTACTCATCAGTATCTCACTGTGGTATGGTGCTCTTCGCTCTCTGTATGATGACTGAGACAGCCGCTACTGGTGCAATCCTCCAGATGTTGTCTCACGGTTTGATGACCGCCCTCTTCTTCGCCGTTATCGGTATGATTTATCATCAGGCTGGTACACGTGACGTACGTTATCTGGGTGGTTTGATGAAGATCATTCCATTCCTCTCTGTAGGTTATGCAGTAGCTGGTTTGGCTAACCTCGGTTTGCCAGGTTTCTCAGGTTTCGTAGCCGAGATGACCATCTTCGTAGGTGCCTTCCAGAATGCAGATATGTTCCATCGTGTATGTACCATCATCGCATGTACCTCTATCGTAGTAACTGCGGTTTACATTCTGCGTTGTGTTGGTAAGATCCTTTATCAGAAGGTTCCTAATCCTAAGTTGGAGAAGCTTCACGATGCTACCTGGGACGAGCGTATCGCTGTAGCAGGTCTTATCGCCTGCGTTGCAGGTCTCGGTATGTTCCCACTCTGGGCAGAGGAGATTATCATGGACGCTGTCGGTCCTATCTTTAGTGTAATCATGTAA
- a CDS encoding NADH-quinone oxidoreductase subunit N, whose amino-acid sequence MNYSQFLNMIPEATLMVVLLITFIADFCSSKSADRKWFNPLVCLLMVAHIAINIFPTEASEAFGGMYTTGPAAGVLKTILALGTLIVMVQAKEWLSRKDTAFKEGEFYMLIISTLLGMNMMVSANHFLLFFLGLEMASVPMACLVAFDKYRHNSAEAGAKFILTATFSSGVMIYGISLLYAACGTLYFDDVAKVISASPLTIAGMVFFFSGLGFKISLVPFHFWTADSYQGAPTTVTGYLSVVSKGAAAFTLCAILMKVFQPMVEYWTVLLYIVIVLSITIANLFAIRQSDLKRFMAFSSISQAGYIMLAVVGNSAMSVSALTYYVLIYVVANLSVFTIISSIEEHNNGTVQMDSYNGLYKTNPRLAFLMTLALFSLGGIPPFAGMFSKFFVFMAAVGTHDIHTTLGAWAYGVVFIALVNTVISLYYYLLIVKAMFIKHSDNPLPTFQSACSTKLALAICTVGIVAFGICSFVFDWISVAVNA is encoded by the coding sequence ATGAATTACAGTCAATTTTTAAATATGATTCCAGAAGCTACCCTGATGGTAGTTCTGTTGATCACTTTCATTGCTGACTTCTGCAGTTCCAAGAGCGCAGACCGTAAGTGGTTCAATCCTCTGGTATGTCTCTTGATGGTGGCTCACATTGCCATCAATATCTTCCCAACAGAAGCCTCAGAGGCATTTGGCGGCATGTATACAACAGGTCCTGCTGCCGGTGTCTTGAAGACCATCCTGGCGCTGGGTACCCTCATCGTGATGGTACAGGCTAAGGAGTGGTTGAGCCGCAAGGACACAGCCTTCAAGGAGGGTGAGTTCTATATGCTGATTATCTCTACCTTGCTCGGTATGAACATGATGGTTAGTGCCAACCACTTCCTCCTGTTCTTCCTCGGTCTTGAAATGGCATCTGTGCCAATGGCTTGCCTGGTAGCATTCGATAAGTACCGTCACAATTCTGCTGAGGCAGGAGCTAAGTTCATCCTTACTGCTACTTTCTCAAGTGGCGTGATGATCTACGGTATCTCTCTGCTCTATGCTGCTTGTGGTACTTTGTACTTCGATGATGTAGCAAAGGTTATCTCTGCATCACCATTGACCATCGCCGGTATGGTATTCTTCTTCAGTGGTCTCGGTTTCAAGATTTCCTTGGTTCCTTTCCACTTCTGGACAGCCGATTCATATCAGGGTGCACCAACTACTGTTACAGGTTACTTGTCAGTAGTATCTAAGGGTGCTGCAGCGTTTACTCTCTGCGCCATCCTCATGAAGGTGTTCCAGCCAATGGTAGAGTACTGGACCGTATTGCTTTACATCGTGATTGTACTTTCTATCACTATCGCCAACCTGTTTGCCATCCGTCAGAGCGACCTGAAGCGTTTCATGGCATTCTCTTCTATCTCTCAGGCAGGTTACATCATGTTGGCAGTGGTAGGTAACTCAGCGATGAGCGTGAGCGCCCTGACTTACTATGTATTGATTTACGTAGTAGCCAACCTGAGCGTCTTCACCATCATCTCATCTATTGAGGAGCACAACAACGGTACAGTTCAGATGGACAGCTACAATGGTTTGTACAAAACCAACCCACGTCTGGCATTCCTGATGACCTTGGCATTGTTCTCATTGGGTGGTATTCCTCCATTCGCCGGTATGTTCTCGAAGTTCTTCGTGTTCATGGCAGCAGTTGGAACTCACGACATCCACACCACATTGGGAGCCTGGGCATACGGCGTAGTATTCATCGCGTTGGTAAACACAGTTATCAGCTTGTACTACTACCTGCTCATCGTGAAGGCTATGTTCATCAAGCACAGCGATAATCCGCTTCCTACTTTCCAGAGCGCATGCTCAACCAAGTTGGCGCTTGCAATCTGCACCGTAGGTATCGTAGCATTCGGTATTTGCTCATTCGTCTTCGACTGGATTTCAGTTGCAGTGAATGCGTAA